One genomic segment of Impatiens glandulifera chromosome 6, dImpGla2.1, whole genome shotgun sequence includes these proteins:
- the LOC124943296 gene encoding uncharacterized protein LOC124943296 — MDDEMMFILSDGPIKIEKERSEWTADDKRRNNLDNHCMSHIFKSLDKNTFGKVRECKTAKEVWETVIQLHEGNERTNENKILVATQKFENIKMRPDETMKEFSDWFTSVVNELSTLGKKYDNKETIVKTLRSLPSVCDIKTMVMRESNNLRKIKLHDVFEDLKAYEFEMRSLIEDKASTSIATRALRGEHQQSGEGKEIQKALITDDGGSLWPHTDSDSDDEGITCLMVNQEEVFDFFCEEFTRQDLVTVHNDMVIEFKNLSALVPTRLNFHTSESSGTKTDEPTELSCENEKLKETVKSLIEENERSNYMMAAWKRSSESVSQMSSYQRQHNCKFGIGYDDSKSTKRKPSNGLKLGKDKLHFISFVKSSSTNNETVHDSKLAKELKYVCPTDTVKMNKRLGNSEWYLDSGCSRHMIGNNSLLTDIVHEVGAMIIFGDNSKGRAVGKDEVPVFRRFVYDKTVNAEIQPDQAASQQKVDTSLSVEKIGRLDIVQPTDLSNLDQIIGHLEDISGPNLKRNRDHPPVLIIGCKIDRKSTSGTCQFLGDQLVSWYSKKQTSVTTSTAEAEYLAAGSCCAQLL; from the exons ATGGATGACGAGATGATGTTCATCCTATCtgatggtccgataaagattgagaaggaaaGAAGTGAATGGACGGCCGATGATAAAAGAAggaacaacctggataatcattGCATGAGTCACATCTTCAAATCCCTGGACAAAAACACATTTGGCAAAGTCAGAGAATGTAAAACTGCAAAGGAAGTATGGGAGACAGTAATCCAACtccatgaaggaaatgaaagaaccaatgAGAACAAGATACTGGTGGCCAcccaaaagtttgaaaatattaaaatgaggCCCGATGAAACCATGAAAGAGTTCAGTGATTGGTTTACCAGTGTAGTGAATGAGTTGTCTACACTTGGAAAGAAGTACGATAACAAGGAAACTATTGTCAAGACGTTGAGATCTCTTCCCAGCGTTTGTGATataaagaccatggtgatgCGAGAGTCCAACAACCTCAGGAAAATAAAACTGCATGATGTTTTTGAAGACCTGAAGGCATACGAATTCGAGATGAGATCCCTAATAGAAGATAAAGCCTCAACGTCAATCGCGACTAGAGCCCTG AGGGGTGAACATCAACAATCCGGTGAAGGCAAGGAGATTCAAAAGGCATTGATAACTGACGATGGTGGGAGCTTGTGGCCTCATACCGACTCGGATAGCGATGACGAAGGAATCACATGCCTCATGGTTAATcaagaagaggtatttgattttttttgtgaagAGTTTACCCGACAAGACCTTGTTACTGTTcacaatgacatggtcattgaattCAAGAATTTGTCAGCTCTTGTACCAACCCGGCTGAACTTCCACACCAGTGAATCGAGTGGAACTAAGACCGATGAACCGACTGAACTATCTtgtgagaatgagaagctcaaggagacagttaaATCGTtaattgaagaaaatgaaagatcaaACTATATGATGGCAGcttggaaaagatctagtgaatcTGTAAGCCAGATGTCGAGTTATCAAAGACAACACAACTGTAAATTCGGTATCGGCTATGACGACAGTAAATCGACTAAACGGAAACCTTCCAACGGTTTGAAACTCGGTAAGGATAAGCTTCATTTTATAAGCTTTGTTAAGAGTTCTTCAACCAATAACGAAACAGTTCATGACTCAAAACTGGCcaaagaattaaaatatgtatgtCCAACTGACACG gtTAAGATGAACAAGCGGCtgggaaactctgaatggtatttggacagcggttgctctagACACATGATCGGAAACAACAGTTTGTTGACCGATATTGTTCATGAAGTCGGTGCAATGATAATTTTCGGGgacaactctaaaggtagagccgtgggcaagg atgaggttccggtcttTAGAAGGTTTGTCTATGACAAAACGGTTAATGCTGAGAttcagccggatcaagctgcctCACAACAGAAAGTTGACACCTCATTGTCTGTTGAGAAAATCGGTCGTCTTGacattgttcagcctaccgatctgtctaaccttgatcagataATCGGTCATTTAGAAGACATTTCTGGACCGAATCTTAAAAGGAACAGAGATCATCCTCCTGTGCTTATTATAG GTTGTAAAATCGACCGTAAGAGTACTAGTGGGACATgccagttcttaggtgaccAGCTTGTTTCCTGgtatagcaagaagcagacttCGGTTACAACCTCAACAGcggaagcagagtatcttgcagccggaagctgttgtgctCAGCTTCTATAG